From Deltaproteobacteria bacterium, one genomic window encodes:
- a CDS encoding AlpA family phage regulatory protein, whose product METRIIRKPELFSKLSLSDATIWRMEKADKFPRRINLGGNSVGWFVNEVDEWLAKKAADRTGSRVLGIGG is encoded by the coding sequence ATGGAAACGCGAATAATAAGAAAACCGGAGCTTTTCAGTAAACTCAGCCTGAGTGACGCCACTATATGGCGGATGGAAAAGGCAGATAAATTCCCTCGACGGATCAACCTGGGTGGAAACTCTGTCGGATGGTTCGTCAATGAGGTTGACGAATGGCTGGCAAAGAAAGCCGCTGACAGAACAGGAAGCCGGGTGCTGGGTATTGGAGGGTAA
- a CDS encoding DUF4258 domain-containing protein produces MDDLTKKEISDIIQETLEYGYVIPSKHAKDQMLKRSYSITDVRYILKNGKIIKEELYNNQRCYTFKGNDLEGHPGEVVISLNAGARKMVIITVKGGVK; encoded by the coding sequence ATGGATGATCTTACCAAGAAAGAAATAAGTGATATTATTCAGGAAACTTTGGAATACGGGTATGTAATCCCATCAAAGCATGCAAAAGATCAAATGTTAAAGCGTAGTTATTCAATTACAGATGTCAGGTACATTTTAAAAAACGGCAAGATCATAAAAGAAGAATTATATAACAATCAGAGATGTTATACTTTTAAGGGTAATGATTTAGAAGGGCATCCAGGTGAGGTGGTAATTTCATTAAATGCCGGCGCAAGAAAGATGGTTATCATTACCGTTAAGGGAGGGGTAAAATGA
- a CDS encoding helix-turn-helix domain-containing protein: MKKCWVCEKDLEVIKDQPYQYKESGLDNVYLHGIIQYKCHNCGEEAPEIPNLKELHLLIGKSIICNNEYLSSQEIIYLRKELGLKGKEMAELLSVTPQEYSKWENSKDIISSGCDKHLRLLYILNADFETGKVLHSGLRFMKQMSFAKKAIYRSVDKRIALSVSEWIKPEAPLFREDCFAN; this comes from the coding sequence ATGAAAAAATGTTGGGTTTGTGAAAAAGATTTAGAAGTCATAAAAGATCAACCATATCAATATAAAGAAAGTGGCTTAGACAATGTATATTTGCATGGGATAATTCAATACAAATGTCATAATTGTGGAGAAGAAGCGCCGGAAATACCAAATCTTAAAGAACTACACTTGCTTATTGGTAAATCAATTATATGCAATAATGAGTATTTGTCCTCCCAAGAGATTATATATCTACGAAAAGAACTTGGCTTAAAAGGCAAAGAGATGGCAGAACTTCTATCAGTAACCCCTCAAGAATATTCTAAATGGGAAAATTCAAAAGATATTATTTCTTCTGGATGCGATAAACATTTACGATTGCTTTATATTTTGAATGCAGATTTTGAAACAGGCAAAGTATTGCATAGTGGACTTAGATTTATGAAACAAATGTCATTCGCAAAAAAAGCAATTTATAGAAGTGTGGACAAAAGAATCGCACTAAGTGTGTCTGAGTGGATTAAGCCAGAAGCCCCTTTATTTAGAGAAGACTGCTTCGCTAATTGA
- a CDS encoding 3'-5' exonuclease yields the protein MFGIGIPELIVMMIIGGIFYYFKYHRGGREISNNVHPIKTNKLLGLEYVPINSDRQPSYVPRSTVIKGDRPMDVDKYNPLIRKHAKPEIDRFLDVKSKTRIIIFDVETNGLYVGCSVLSCSAIKYEIDPNTYEMTKIDHFNRYYYPVEEYDPQAIAVNRLTREMITQKRGDCTYPVHFCMDSAFETFCSETERFVAHNIPFDTKFIPFMGGKKKFCTMMTNMNIVAVEFLGWKNEWKWPKLSETAIHYGCPLNESDLHNSMYDAEITSYIFSKMLETVKNDCNGVAAEIDDFPPEFDSHYNFTWQLRNVNESLALQCKVGEVLNLTRESKAGNDVGVVTKSGEHLGDIELSDLQYYGLIFDIDHGAKVSAKIKQIFTKNTKIESINIKVSIGYVDREEQNTLFSIDRNAKEIITKAKTLEKTNHEAAISLYRKATGMLNGIDHQCEKHFSTWRAQKFPINRLSLLLERERRYQECLEEIEAYGRVVDKVGLYAGEKEILEKRKERMLKAIKEYPANLKMIVAKHRDDNEIEPPQDVIIVNEYQEDSDFQQFLKAGSGFIFTVDGPQGGTYVGMSVNLWIPKVKNPEEVYIYPRNGPSCLGTIPSTHPDSFGLSIVNHLLAGMSYDARIVERADNTCKIKCRLISKEENEFRKEEYKTSLIKEFKKPYTPKKPIILMLAAKKKKAAKVGDKLIIEFVDLDSFGLYPKFYWPWHIKFLNQAGVTVGIFADDRSIIQRILKAHLNSYLFDIEVLEIANERSSAWEGYLTKLLITPFKIK from the coding sequence ATGTTCGGGATTGGAATCCCAGAATTAATCGTCATGATGATAATTGGCGGCATTTTCTACTATTTTAAATATCATCGGGGCGGAAGAGAGATATCTAATAATGTCCATCCAATAAAAACCAACAAATTGTTAGGGTTGGAATATGTACCCATCAATAGCGACCGACAACCATCCTACGTTCCAAGATCAACGGTTATAAAAGGAGACAGGCCCATGGATGTTGACAAATATAACCCGCTAATTCGCAAGCATGCGAAGCCGGAAATTGACAGGTTTTTGGATGTCAAGAGTAAGACGCGAATCATTATTTTTGATGTTGAAACAAATGGGCTTTATGTAGGATGCAGCGTCTTGTCCTGTTCAGCTATCAAATATGAAATTGATCCGAATACTTATGAGATGACAAAGATCGACCATTTTAACCGATACTATTATCCGGTTGAAGAATATGATCCACAAGCTATCGCAGTCAATAGACTGACAAGGGAGATGATCACGCAAAAACGAGGAGATTGCACCTATCCTGTTCATTTTTGCATGGATTCTGCTTTTGAAACATTTTGTAGCGAAACAGAAAGATTTGTTGCCCACAACATCCCCTTTGATACAAAGTTTATCCCGTTCATGGGAGGGAAGAAGAAATTTTGTACCATGATGACCAACATGAACATTGTGGCAGTTGAATTTCTTGGATGGAAAAACGAATGGAAATGGCCAAAGCTGTCAGAAACAGCGATTCATTATGGTTGCCCACTTAATGAAAGTGATCTGCATAACAGCATGTACGACGCGGAAATAACGTCATATATCTTTTCAAAGATGCTTGAAACTGTTAAGAATGACTGCAATGGCGTAGCCGCTGAAATTGACGACTTTCCTCCAGAGTTTGATAGTCATTATAATTTTACTTGGCAATTAAGAAATGTCAATGAAAGCTTAGCATTACAATGCAAAGTAGGGGAAGTTCTAAATTTAACCAGGGAGAGTAAAGCAGGTAATGATGTGGGTGTGGTAACCAAATCCGGCGAACATCTTGGAGATATAGAACTTTCTGATCTACAATACTATGGTTTAATTTTTGATATCGACCATGGAGCTAAGGTTTCGGCTAAGATAAAACAAATCTTTACCAAAAACACAAAAATAGAATCCATAAACATAAAAGTTTCTATTGGGTATGTGGACAGGGAGGAACAAAACACATTATTTTCAATAGACAGGAATGCAAAAGAAATTATAACCAAAGCAAAAACCCTGGAAAAAACAAATCATGAGGCAGCTATATCTTTGTACAGGAAAGCAACAGGAATGCTAAACGGAATTGATCATCAATGTGAAAAACATTTCTCAACGTGGCGAGCACAGAAGTTTCCGATTAACAGATTGTCACTCTTACTGGAAAGAGAACGACGATATCAAGAATGTCTTGAAGAAATTGAGGCTTATGGAAGAGTGGTTGATAAAGTAGGACTTTACGCGGGAGAAAAAGAGATTTTAGAAAAGCGAAAAGAGAGGATGTTGAAAGCAATTAAGGAATATCCCGCCAATTTAAAGATGATCGTAGCTAAGCACAGAGACGATAATGAAATAGAACCACCTCAAGACGTCATTATAGTAAACGAATATCAAGAGGATTCCGATTTTCAGCAATTCCTTAAAGCCGGAAGCGGTTTTATTTTCACTGTAGATGGGCCTCAAGGGGGCACATATGTAGGCATGTCTGTCAACCTCTGGATACCCAAAGTCAAGAATCCAGAAGAAGTTTATATCTATCCCCGGAATGGCCCGTCCTGCCTTGGTACTATACCCTCAACACACCCTGACTCCTTCGGTTTGAGCATTGTCAATCATTTATTGGCTGGCATGAGTTACGATGCGAGAATAGTAGAACGCGCTGATAATACATGCAAAATAAAGTGTAGATTAATTTCAAAAGAGGAAAACGAATTTAGAAAAGAAGAATATAAAACATCTCTCATAAAAGAATTTAAAAAACCTTACACTCCCAAGAAACCTATAATACTCATGCTTGCGGCAAAGAAGAAAAAAGCTGCGAAAGTAGGCGACAAGCTGATAATTGAATTTGTGGATTTAGATTCATTTGGTCTTTATCCGAAATTTTACTGGCCATGGCATATCAAATTCCTCAATCAAGCCGGTGTCACTGTAGGCATATTCGCTGATGATAGAAGCATCATTCAGAGAATCCTTAAAGCTCACTTAAATTCATATCTTTTTGATATTGAAGTCTTAGAAATAGCAAATGAACGTAGCAGTGCTTGGGAGGGTTACCTTACCAAACTGCTTATCACGCCCTTCAAAATCAAATAA
- a CDS encoding AAA family ATPase has translation MPLSEFAGQAMGLVNASNWLESEPDEPDQIIEGILDVKDKLALIGSSKMRKTFLLLQMLLCLATGKVFLNWNIPMPRRVVHIQYEIQSNHYHRRLKRMCIALGITAADLGDRFHILNARGLNLSGIEGIEKISQIVKPYNPEIISFDPLYKVATGSENAAEDGKIILNAFDGLTEQTGAAVAYVHHDAKGFSGDRDIRDRGAGSNVIGRDYDACITMTPHVSETDAAVIEVMLRNYRPQEPFTALWSEDEDTGGYRFDMREEITPTKKTSSNGKTKDLPALDTYLPAALDLVKDAPMPIGLFMDTLRTKTGLTHSRSAIFKNWAISGGHPVLDTIETKRSRGKHEKLIGRTEDILRLRGLE, from the coding sequence ATGCCATTGAGTGAATTTGCTGGGCAGGCCATGGGATTGGTAAATGCTTCCAACTGGCTTGAATCCGAACCCGACGAACCGGATCAGATCATTGAGGGCATATTGGACGTAAAGGATAAATTAGCCCTCATAGGATCGTCAAAAATGAGAAAAACCTTCCTCCTGCTCCAGATGCTGCTATGTCTGGCAACCGGAAAGGTGTTTTTAAACTGGAATATTCCAATGCCACGCCGGGTTGTTCATATTCAATATGAAATCCAGTCGAACCACTACCATCGCAGACTAAAGAGGATGTGTATAGCTCTTGGAATCACTGCTGCTGATTTGGGCGACCGCTTCCACATCCTTAATGCCCGTGGACTGAATCTGTCCGGCATAGAAGGAATAGAAAAAATATCCCAGATCGTAAAGCCATACAATCCAGAAATCATATCGTTTGACCCGCTCTACAAAGTCGCTACAGGCTCAGAGAACGCTGCTGAGGATGGGAAAATCATCCTCAATGCCTTCGACGGCTTGACAGAGCAGACCGGCGCTGCTGTCGCCTATGTCCACCACGACGCTAAAGGTTTTAGCGGTGATAGAGACATCCGGGACAGGGGCGCTGGATCAAATGTAATTGGCCGGGACTATGACGCCTGCATCACTATGACCCCGCACGTCTCAGAGACGGACGCGGCAGTTATAGAGGTTATGTTGCGGAATTACCGCCCACAAGAACCATTTACCGCCCTATGGTCTGAGGATGAAGACACCGGGGGCTATAGATTCGACATGAGGGAAGAAATAACACCGACGAAAAAGACCTCTTCAAACGGCAAGACCAAGGATTTACCGGCGCTGGACACATACCTACCTGCTGCCCTTGACCTCGTGAAGGATGCGCCCATGCCGATAGGTCTATTCATGGATACTCTGAGAACTAAAACGGGCCTCACCCATTCCAGATCAGCAATATTCAAAAATTGGGCGATCAGCGGAGGCCATCCCGTGCTTGATACCATTGAGACAAAACGGAGCCGGGGAAAGCATGAAAAATTGATCGGACGAACTGAGGATATTCTCCGGCTGAGAGGTTTAGAATGA